A window of the Callospermophilus lateralis isolate mCalLat2 chromosome 7, mCalLat2.hap1, whole genome shotgun sequence genome harbors these coding sequences:
- the Serinc2 gene encoding serine incorporator 2, with translation MGACLGACSLIGCASCLCGTAPCLLCGCCPASRNSTVSRLAFTGFLFLGVLVSIIMLSPGVESQLHKLPWVCEEEAGNPVVPQGHINCGSLLGFRAVYRMCFSTTAFFFLFALLMMCVRSSRDPRAAIQNGFWFFKFLVLVGITVGAFYIPSGSFSKIWFYFGAVGSFLFILIQLVLLIDFAHSWNQRWLCKAEECDSRAWYAGLFFFTFLFYALSIAAVTLMFIYYTHPGDCHEGKVFIGLNLTFCVCLSIVAVLPKVQDAQPNSGLLQASVISLYTMFVTWSALSNVPDQKCNPHLLTRLDNATVMAGPEGYESQWWDAPSIVGLIIFILCTLFISVRSSDHRQVNSLMQTEECPAGPEVMQQQQQMEVCEGRAFDNEQDGVTYSYSFFHFCLVLASLHIMMTLTNWYRPGETQTMVSTWTAVWVKICASWAGLFLYLWTLVAPLLLPNRDFS, from the exons atggGCGCCTGCCTGGGCGCCTGCTCCCTGATCGGCTGC GCCTCCTGCCTCTGTGGCACAGCTCCCTGCCTCCTGTGCGGCTGCTGCCCCGCCAGCCGCAACTCCACGGTGAGCCGCCTGGCCTTCACGGGCTTCCTCTTCCTGGGCGTGCTGGTGTCCATCATCATGCTGAGCCCCGGCGTGGAGAGTCAGCTGCACAAG CTGCCCTGGGTGTGTGAGGAGGAGGCCGGAAACCCCGTTGTCCCCCAGGGCCACATCAACTGTGGCTCCCTGCTGGGCTTCCGCGCTGTCTACCGCATGTGCTTCTCCACCACGGCCTTCTTCTTCCTGTTCGCCCTGCTCATGATGTGTGTGCGTAGCAGCCGGGACCCCAGGGCTGCCATCCAGAACGG GTTTTGGTTCTTTAAGTTCCTGGTCCTCGTGGGCATCACCGTGGGTGCCTTCTACATCCCTAGTGGCTCCTTCTCCAAGA TCTGGTTCTACTTCGGCGCCGTGGGCTCCTTCCTCTTCATCCTCATCCAGCTGGTCCTGCTCATCGACTTCGCGCACTCCTGGAACCAGCGGTGGCTGTGCAAGGCTGAGGAGTGCGACTCCCGCGCCTGGTACGCAG GCCTCTTCTTCTTCACCTTCCTCTTCTACGCGCTCTCCATTGCGGCCGTGACGCTGATGTTCATCTACTACACCCATCCCGGCGACTGCCACGAGGGCAAGGTCTTCATCGGCCTCAACCTCACCTTCTGTGTCTGCCTGTCCATTGTTGCTGTCCTGCCCAAGGTTCAG GACGCCCAGCCCAACTCCGGGCTGCTGCAGGCCTCTGTCATCTCGCTCTACACCATGTTTGTCACCTGGTCCGCCCTCTCCAATGTCCCTG ACCAGAAGTGCAACCCTCACTTGCTGACCCGCCTGGACAACGCTACGGTCATGGCAGGCCCCGAGGGCTACGAGAGCCAGTGGTGGGACGCCCCCAGCATCGTGGGCCTCATCATCTTCATCCTGTGcaccctcttcatcag TGTGCGCTCCTCAGACCACCGGCAGGTGAACAGTCTGATGCAGACAGAGGAGTGCCCGGCCGGGCCGGAGGtcatgcagcagcagcagcagatggAGGTCTGTGAGGGCCGGGCCTTCGACAATGAGCAGGACGGTGTCACCTACAGCTACTCCTTCTTCCACTTCTGCCTGGTGCTGGCCTCCCTGCACATCATGATGACACTCACCAACTGGTACAG ACCCGGAGAGACGCAGACGATGGTCAGCACGTGGACTGCCGTGTGGGTGAAGATCTGCGCCAGCTGGGCAGGGCTGTTCCTCTACTTGTGGACCCTGGTGGCCCCTCTGCTCCTGCCCAACCGTGACTTCAGCTGA